From Candidatus Methylomirabilota bacterium, a single genomic window includes:
- a CDS encoding ABC transporter ATP-binding protein, protein MLVLDRISVGYGPVEVLHQVSLRVAEGELVCLLGANGAGKSTTVRTISGLLRPTAGAITFLGERLDGRPAHAVLKRGIAQCPEGRRIFPEMTVQENLEMGAYVRGREGAGPDDLERVFHHFPRLKERARQLGGTLSGGEQQMLAIARALMSTPRLLLLDEPSLGLAPTMVETVFRVIAEIRRQGVTVLMVEQNAALALRMADRAYVMESGRIALEGAARDLLDNAEVRRAYLGG, encoded by the coding sequence TTGCTCGTCCTTGACAGGATCTCCGTGGGCTACGGGCCGGTGGAGGTGCTCCACCAGGTCAGCCTCCGCGTTGCCGAGGGCGAGCTGGTCTGCCTCCTCGGCGCCAACGGCGCCGGCAAGAGCACCACGGTGCGGACGATCTCGGGCCTCCTCCGTCCGACGGCGGGTGCGATCACCTTCCTTGGCGAGCGGCTGGATGGCCGCCCGGCGCACGCCGTGCTCAAGCGCGGCATCGCCCAGTGCCCGGAGGGGCGGCGGATCTTCCCCGAGATGACGGTGCAGGAGAACCTCGAGATGGGCGCGTACGTGCGCGGCCGCGAGGGCGCGGGCCCCGACGACCTCGAGCGCGTCTTCCACCACTTTCCAAGGCTCAAGGAGCGCGCGCGGCAGCTCGGCGGCACGCTCTCGGGCGGCGAGCAGCAGATGCTGGCCATCGCCCGCGCGCTCATGTCGACCCCGCGGCTCCTGCTGCTGGACGAGCCGTCGCTCGGGCTCGCGCCGACCATGGTCGAGACCGTCTTCCGGGTCATCGCGGAGATCCGGCGGCAGGGCGTGACCGTCCTGATGGTGGAGCAGAACGCGGCGCTGGCGCTTCGGATGGCCGACCGGGCCTACGTCATGGAGAGCGGGCGCATCGCGCTCGAGGGCGCCGCCCGCGACCTCCTCGACAATGCCGAGGTCCGCCGCGCCTACCTGGGGGGCTAG
- a CDS encoding ABC transporter substrate-binding protein, with protein MKISKLITLAVLATFAGVLAAGSTGAQTKDPIKVGLIQPLSGPIAAAGSYITNGAKIAADRINAKGGVLGRPLELVIEDNKSDPAETRNAAEKLIVRDKVPVIIGAWGSSMTLAMMPLAAQHGIPMVVETSSSGKITDPKTPGQKVVSRISPTSELEAVGAGALIPKLGMKKIGYMAVNTDWGRGAVVAFGEAFKKNGATIEAVEYVGQADTDFYAQLTKFKAAGVDSIVITDDAPKTAKMLQQMKELGLNVKVLVTGGSAWPDSIVQLAGPKAAEGAMFINFYNPYDYAMAGDPEASKAYVEEWKKRNLPWIGVVEGMRGFDAVNVVAKAIEAAKEPTAPKIMAALKTLEMRGLYGLNKFDQNGQSYPNIIVSQVKDGKYSVVAITPSSQLWEMSAAK; from the coding sequence ATGAAGATCTCCAAGCTCATCACGCTGGCAGTGCTCGCGACCTTCGCCGGAGTCTTGGCGGCCGGCTCGACAGGGGCGCAGACGAAGGACCCCATCAAGGTCGGTCTCATCCAGCCGCTGTCGGGGCCCATCGCCGCGGCCGGCTCCTACATCACCAACGGCGCCAAGATCGCCGCGGACCGGATCAACGCCAAGGGCGGTGTGCTCGGGCGCCCGCTCGAGCTGGTCATCGAGGACAACAAGTCCGATCCGGCCGAGACCCGCAACGCCGCCGAGAAGCTCATCGTGCGCGACAAGGTGCCGGTGATCATCGGGGCGTGGGGCTCGTCCATGACGCTCGCCATGATGCCGCTGGCCGCCCAACACGGCATTCCGATGGTGGTGGAGACCTCCAGCTCCGGCAAGATCACCGACCCCAAGACGCCGGGCCAGAAGGTCGTCAGCCGCATCAGCCCGACCAGCGAGCTCGAGGCCGTCGGCGCCGGCGCCCTCATCCCGAAGCTCGGCATGAAGAAGATCGGCTACATGGCGGTGAACACCGACTGGGGCCGCGGGGCCGTGGTCGCGTTCGGCGAGGCCTTCAAGAAGAACGGCGCCACGATTGAGGCGGTCGAGTACGTGGGCCAGGCCGACACCGACTTCTACGCCCAACTGACCAAGTTCAAGGCGGCCGGCGTGGACAGCATCGTCATCACGGACGACGCGCCGAAGACCGCCAAGATGCTCCAGCAGATGAAGGAGCTCGGGCTCAACGTCAAGGTGCTCGTCACCGGCGGCTCGGCGTGGCCGGACTCCATCGTCCAGCTGGCGGGCCCGAAGGCGGCCGAGGGGGCGATGTTCATCAACTTCTACAACCCGTACGACTACGCCATGGCGGGGGACCCGGAAGCCAGCAAGGCCTACGTCGAGGAGTGGAAGAAGCGGAACCTGCCGTGGATCGGGGTCGTCGAGGGCATGCGCGGTTTCGACGCGGTCAACGTGGTCGCCAAGGCCATCGAGGCGGCCAAGGAGCCGACGGCGCCCAAGATCATGGCGGCGCTCAAGACGCTCGAGATGCGCGGGCTCTACGGCCTCAACAAGTTCGACCAGAACGGGCAGAGTTACCCCAACATCATCGTCTCCCAGGTCAAGGACGGCAAGTACTCCGTCGTGGCCATCACACCCAGCTCCCAGCTGTGGGAGATGTCCGCCGCCAAGTAG
- a CDS encoding CoA pyrophosphatase, producing MDLAELRRRLDAALGRRARLETSRSDLISAAVLVPVTAGPDGAAGPHILFSKKSAAVPHHKGQFAFPGGIVEQRDGSRVETALREAWEEIRLPADAVEVLGLLDDTETRATQFVITPVVGIVTRPVAFQADGWEIERVIEVPLEKLRDPAIFRTELWERGGEEHQVHFYDVSVEDVIWGATARILKQFLDIVDGREEAA from the coding sequence GTGGACCTCGCCGAGTTGAGGCGCCGCCTCGACGCGGCGCTCGGACGCCGGGCGCGGCTCGAGACGAGCCGGAGCGACCTGATCTCGGCCGCAGTGCTGGTGCCCGTGACGGCGGGCCCTGATGGGGCGGCAGGCCCTCACATTCTCTTCAGCAAGAAATCGGCCGCCGTGCCGCATCATAAGGGGCAGTTCGCCTTCCCCGGCGGCATCGTGGAGCAACGCGACGGCTCCCGGGTCGAGACGGCGCTCCGGGAAGCGTGGGAGGAGATCAGGCTGCCCGCCGACGCGGTCGAGGTGCTGGGGCTGCTCGACGACACGGAGACGCGGGCGACCCAGTTCGTCATCACGCCCGTCGTCGGGATCGTGACGCGGCCCGTGGCCTTCCAGGCGGACGGCTGGGAGATCGAGCGGGTGATCGAGGTGCCGCTTGAGAAGCTGCGCGACCCGGCGATCTTTCGCACGGAGCTCTGGGAGCGCGGAGGAGAAGAGCACCAGGTGCATTTTTACGACGTGTCGGTGGAGGACGTCATCTGGGGCGCGACGGCGCGCATCCTGAAGCAGTTCCTGGACATCGTGGACGGCCGCGAGGAGGCCGCGTGA
- a CDS encoding enoyl-CoA hydratase-related protein, translated as MTTRPIIHPEAKEMSTVLYEQAGKIVTITINRPDAMNAIDPETQDALVAAWTRFRDDPGAWVAILTGAGEKSFCAGADLKKMIPASFGKGARRRDHESLGLGGITRGLEIWKPMIAAINGHCLAGGMEQALACDIRISAPHASFGLPEVRWGIFPGAGGTQRLPRTVSLAKAMEIILMAKTLTAEEALAAGLINAVVPAAELMPTARKWAETICEKGPLAVRAAKEAILRGLTMPLADGLRLEAFLSGTLRGTEDAVEGPKAFAEKRKPNFQAR; from the coding sequence ATGACGACACGACCCATCATCCACCCGGAGGCCAAGGAGATGTCCACCGTCCTCTACGAGCAGGCCGGCAAGATCGTGACGATCACGATCAACCGGCCGGACGCCATGAACGCGATCGACCCGGAGACCCAGGACGCGCTGGTCGCGGCGTGGACCCGCTTCCGTGACGACCCCGGCGCGTGGGTCGCCATCCTGACCGGCGCGGGGGAGAAGAGCTTCTGCGCGGGCGCCGACCTCAAGAAGATGATCCCGGCGTCCTTCGGCAAGGGCGCGCGGCGCCGGGACCACGAGAGCCTGGGGCTGGGGGGCATCACGCGCGGGCTCGAGATCTGGAAGCCCATGATCGCCGCGATCAACGGCCACTGCTTGGCAGGCGGCATGGAACAGGCGCTGGCCTGCGACATCAGGATCTCGGCGCCGCACGCCAGCTTCGGCCTGCCTGAAGTCCGCTGGGGAATCTTCCCAGGGGCCGGCGGGACGCAGCGGCTGCCGCGCACGGTGTCGCTCGCGAAGGCCATGGAGATCATCCTGATGGCGAAGACGCTTACCGCCGAGGAGGCGCTCGCGGCTGGGCTCATCAACGCCGTGGTGCCGGCGGCGGAGCTCATGCCGACGGCGCGCAAGTGGGCCGAGACCATCTGCGAGAAAGGGCCGCTGGCCGTGCGCGCGGCGAAGGAGGCGATCCTCCGCGGCCTCACGATGCCGCTGGCGGACGGCCTGCGGCTCGAGGCCTTCCTGTCCGGGACGCTGCGCGGGACCGAGGACGCGGTCGAGGGGCCGAAGGCCTTCGCGGAAAAGCGGAAGCCCAACTTCCAGGCGCGGTAG
- a CDS encoding branched-chain amino acid ABC transporter ATP-binding protein/permease has translation MNSKVLFGVAAAALLLVLPLLGVDDYYLHLLIMAGMFFLLSAGMNLLLAAGQLNLGHTAFFGIGAYASGLLSLHLGLSPIFTLPAAALVSGVVGWLLGMVTLRLRGAYFVLVTIGFAEVIRLVATNWMDLTQGPMGLAGVPPFNLGAERFTLTGKRDYYYLMVVLAGATLWVTARLLRSRVGRALRAVRENESLAESSGISAYRHTMLAMVASCLLAGAAGGFYAHYITFLSPELFGFQNTVTMAVMVVAGGQGTVLGPAVGALVFTFVPELLRMAAFYRMLLYGVILLLVVMFMPRGLVFYLRRLVVAGAPAPAEPGSGGAVFEAGIGAPAPGPALSVRDITVRFGGLAAVEALSLDLGRGEILALIGPNGAGKSTAFNVVTGFQPPDAGRVRFEGADITAEPPYRIAERGLVRMFQRTSLFPEAAALDNVLTACHRLARTGLLDVLLMTRSHRLEEHRLEERARALLAFVGLGHKGDEPARSLSCGEQRLLGLAIALAPAPSVLLLDEPAAGLNAVETERLMRLIEGIRARGLSVLLVEHDMKLVMGMCDRVVVLNYGVKIAEGTPAEIQRHPEVIRAYLGSGDAFARP, from the coding sequence GTGAACTCCAAAGTTCTCTTTGGGGTCGCCGCCGCCGCGCTGCTGTTGGTACTGCCGCTTCTCGGCGTGGACGACTACTACCTCCACCTCCTCATCATGGCCGGCATGTTCTTCCTGCTGTCGGCGGGCATGAACCTCCTCCTGGCGGCCGGCCAGCTGAACCTCGGTCACACGGCGTTCTTCGGTATCGGCGCCTACGCGTCGGGACTGCTCTCGCTCCACCTCGGCCTCTCGCCCATCTTCACCCTGCCGGCGGCGGCCCTCGTCTCGGGTGTGGTCGGCTGGCTCCTCGGCATGGTCACGCTCAGGCTCCGTGGCGCCTACTTCGTGCTCGTGACGATCGGCTTCGCCGAGGTGATCCGGCTCGTGGCGACCAACTGGATGGACCTGACCCAGGGGCCCATGGGCCTGGCCGGCGTGCCGCCCTTCAATCTCGGCGCCGAGCGCTTCACACTCACCGGCAAGCGCGACTACTACTACCTCATGGTGGTCCTTGCGGGCGCGACGCTGTGGGTCACCGCGCGGCTCCTGCGCTCGCGCGTGGGGCGCGCGCTCCGCGCCGTGCGCGAGAACGAGAGCCTGGCCGAGTCCTCGGGGATCAGCGCCTACCGCCACACGATGCTGGCGATGGTCGCGTCGTGCCTCCTGGCCGGCGCCGCCGGCGGCTTCTATGCCCACTACATTACCTTTCTCTCCCCCGAGCTCTTCGGCTTCCAGAACACGGTCACCATGGCCGTCATGGTCGTCGCGGGCGGTCAGGGCACCGTGCTCGGTCCCGCCGTGGGCGCGCTCGTCTTCACCTTCGTGCCCGAGCTGCTGCGGATGGCGGCCTTCTACCGCATGCTGCTCTACGGCGTCATCCTGCTCCTCGTGGTGATGTTCATGCCCAGGGGACTCGTGTTCTATCTCCGCAGGCTCGTCGTTGCGGGCGCGCCTGCGCCTGCCGAGCCGGGGTCCGGGGGCGCGGTGTTCGAGGCGGGTATCGGCGCCCCGGCGCCGGGCCCGGCGCTCTCCGTGCGGGACATCACGGTGCGCTTCGGCGGTCTCGCGGCCGTCGAAGCACTGAGCCTCGATCTCGGCCGCGGCGAGATCCTGGCGCTCATCGGACCCAACGGCGCCGGCAAGTCCACGGCCTTCAACGTCGTCACGGGTTTCCAGCCGCCCGATGCGGGGCGCGTGCGCTTCGAGGGCGCGGACATCACGGCCGAGCCGCCCTACCGGATCGCGGAGCGCGGCCTGGTGCGCATGTTCCAGCGCACGAGCCTCTTCCCGGAAGCCGCCGCGCTCGACAACGTGTTGACCGCGTGCCACAGGCTCGCCCGCACCGGCCTGCTCGACGTGCTCCTCATGACCCGCTCACATCGTCTGGAGGAGCACCGCCTCGAGGAACGGGCGCGGGCCCTCCTCGCCTTCGTCGGGCTCGGCCACAAGGGAGACGAGCCGGCGCGCAGCCTGTCGTGCGGGGAGCAGCGGCTGCTGGGACTCGCCATCGCGCTGGCGCCGGCTCCCTCGGTGCTGCTGCTCGACGAGCCGGCGGCAGGCCTCAACGCCGTCGAGACCGAGCGGCTCATGCGCCTGATCGAGGGCATCCGCGCCCGAGGCCTCTCCGTCCTGCTCGTCGAGCACGACATGAAGCTCGTCATGGGCATGTGCGACCGGGTGGTGGTGCTGAACTACGGGGTGAAGATCGCCGAGGGGACGCCGGCCGAGATCCAGCGCCACCCCGAGGTCATCCGCGCCTACCTGGGATCGGGAGACGCTTTTGCTCGTCCTTGA
- a CDS encoding fumarylacetoacetate hydrolase family protein, whose protein sequence is MPIVVSDAAQRLVKNRASREIAPPLSETAADLTLEQGYAIQQALEKALVERGDRVVGWKAGFTNATLQETYGVSEPVLGFLLASGVFGSGDAVPVSRFVSLGLEVEMAFAMKADLVGPGVTPASALLAVEGAMPSFELVDFRLSGKPRAADLVADGVYANAIVLGGPPTPVVDLDLSLEGVVCEENGQRVATATAAEVMGNPLNSLAWLANAIGKLGGRLRAGDVVLTGSISKVFRPKAGDAFHASFTRLGSVACRFV, encoded by the coding sequence ATGCCGATTGTCGTGAGCGATGCAGCGCAGCGCCTCGTCAAGAACCGCGCGAGCCGTGAGATCGCGCCGCCCCTGTCGGAGACCGCGGCGGACCTGACGCTCGAGCAGGGCTACGCCATCCAGCAGGCGCTGGAGAAGGCGCTCGTCGAGCGCGGCGATCGCGTCGTCGGCTGGAAGGCAGGCTTCACCAACGCCACGCTTCAGGAGACCTACGGCGTCAGCGAGCCCGTGCTGGGCTTTCTCCTGGCCTCGGGCGTCTTCGGCAGCGGCGACGCGGTGCCGGTTTCGCGCTTCGTCAGCCTCGGGCTGGAAGTCGAGATGGCCTTTGCCATGAAGGCCGACCTCGTAGGCCCAGGCGTGACACCGGCCTCCGCTCTGCTGGCGGTGGAAGGGGCCATGCCGTCCTTCGAGCTGGTCGATTTCCGGCTGTCGGGCAAGCCGCGCGCGGCGGACCTCGTCGCGGACGGCGTCTACGCCAACGCCATCGTGCTGGGCGGCCCGCCGACGCCGGTCGTGGATCTCGACCTGTCGCTGGAGGGCGTGGTGTGCGAGGAGAACGGCCAGCGCGTCGCGACGGCGACGGCGGCAGAGGTCATGGGCAACCCGCTCAACTCGCTGGCCTGGCTGGCCAATGCGATCGGCAAGCTGGGCGGCCGACTCCGGGCGGGGGACGTCGTGCTGACCGGCTCCATCTCCAAGGTGTTCCGCCCCAAGGCCGGCGACGCCTTCCACGCCTCCTTCACGCGCCTGGGTTCCGTCGCCTGCAGATTTGTCTAG
- a CDS encoding branched-chain amino acid ABC transporter permease — MAELVQHVVNGLILGGGYALMGIGLTLIFGIMRVVNFAHGELFMLGAFFLYTFFSLWGVNFFAACLLAVAGVALVGAVVERLILRRLRDQPIEIPMLAMVALSVIIQNAAILIWDPSPKSIRHPFSPVPLTFGPIHVVAIRIFAGAVAVALIVGAHLFIQKTRLGRAMRATFQDTDMARLTGVDVDRIYMFTFGFGAALAGASGALLGAVFWVYPAMGDLAALKSFAVVIMGGLGNFLGAIVGGLLLGVAESLGAGYISSGYKDAIGFVLIILLLVWRPQGLFGTKGLPR; from the coding sequence ATCGCCGAGCTCGTCCAGCACGTCGTCAACGGCCTCATCCTGGGCGGCGGCTACGCCCTGATGGGGATCGGCCTCACCCTCATCTTCGGCATCATGCGCGTGGTCAACTTCGCCCATGGCGAGCTCTTCATGCTGGGCGCCTTTTTCCTCTACACGTTCTTTTCGCTGTGGGGCGTGAACTTCTTCGCCGCGTGCCTCCTGGCGGTGGCGGGCGTCGCCCTCGTGGGCGCGGTCGTGGAGCGGCTGATCCTGAGGCGCCTCCGTGACCAGCCCATCGAGATCCCCATGCTCGCCATGGTGGCGCTGTCCGTCATCATCCAGAACGCGGCGATCCTCATCTGGGATCCGTCGCCCAAGAGCATCAGGCACCCGTTCTCGCCCGTGCCGCTGACCTTCGGGCCCATCCACGTGGTCGCGATCCGCATCTTCGCGGGCGCCGTCGCCGTCGCGCTGATCGTGGGCGCGCACCTGTTCATCCAGAAGACGCGGCTCGGGCGGGCCATGCGCGCCACCTTCCAGGACACCGACATGGCGCGGCTGACCGGCGTGGACGTGGACCGCATCTACATGTTCACGTTCGGCTTCGGCGCCGCGCTGGCGGGCGCCTCGGGCGCGCTCCTGGGCGCCGTCTTCTGGGTGTACCCCGCGATGGGGGACTTAGCAGCGCTCAAGTCCTTCGCCGTCGTCATCATGGGCGGGCTCGGCAACTTCCTGGGCGCCATCGTGGGCGGCCTGCTCCTTGGCGTGGCCGAGAGCCTGGGCGCCGGCTACATCTCCTCCGGCTACAAGGACGCGATCGGCTTCGTCCTCATCATCCTGCTGCTCGTGTGGCGGCCGCAGGGCCTCTTCGGCACGAAGGGCCTGCCGCGGTGA
- a CDS encoding SDR family NAD(P)-dependent oxidoreductase: protein MRFKDKTVVVTGGGSGIGRAIALGFAREGARVLVASYVDSEVKAVAEELQAMGAPALAVTADVRRAEDMEAMAARAVGEWGGLDVLVTAAGIDGSGLLMDLPEAVWTRVIDVNLNGTYRAIRAALPQMMTQGEGRIITISSVFGKMGGYSFITAYAASKHGVIGLTRALAAEIASQGYPGITVNAICPGYVRAGMGVAQQKIKNRDGGVTEMPGTEIFDRYIKRRVPQRRMMEAEEIANGALFLALPESRGVTGQGLNIDGGFVMS from the coding sequence GTGCGATTCAAAGACAAGACGGTCGTTGTCACCGGCGGCGGTTCGGGCATCGGCAGGGCCATCGCGCTCGGCTTCGCCCGGGAGGGCGCGCGCGTCCTGGTGGCCTCGTACGTCGATTCCGAGGTCAAGGCGGTGGCGGAGGAGCTCCAGGCGATGGGCGCACCGGCGCTCGCGGTCACCGCCGACGTGAGGCGAGCGGAGGACATGGAGGCGATGGCCGCCCGCGCGGTCGGTGAGTGGGGCGGCCTCGACGTGCTGGTGACGGCGGCGGGGATAGACGGCAGCGGGCTCCTGATGGACCTGCCGGAAGCCGTCTGGACGCGCGTCATCGACGTGAACCTCAACGGCACCTACCGCGCCATTCGCGCCGCGCTCCCCCAAATGATGACGCAGGGTGAGGGGCGCATTATCACCATCTCGTCCGTCTTCGGCAAGATGGGCGGCTACTCCTTCATCACGGCCTACGCTGCGTCGAAGCACGGCGTCATCGGGCTCACGCGGGCGCTGGCGGCGGAGATCGCCTCTCAGGGATACCCGGGCATCACGGTCAACGCCATCTGCCCCGGCTACGTACGGGCCGGCATGGGCGTGGCGCAGCAGAAGATCAAGAACCGGGACGGCGGCGTCACCGAGATGCCGGGCACGGAGATCTTCGACCGCTACATCAAGCGCCGGGTGCCGCAGCGGCGCATGATGGAGGCCGAGGAGATCGCCAACGGCGCCCTCTTCCTCGCGCTGCCCGAGTCGCGCGGGGTCACGGGCCAGGGGCTCAACATCGACGGCGGCTTCGTGATGTCATGA
- a CDS encoding Os1348 family NHLP clan protein translates to MGLHYTFPPAAGYPLNRCLYRLKSDDQFRESYLKDPDATLRDAGLDAERIAALRALDRDRLIALGAHAYLVFMAGMRLKMASAPQTFERF, encoded by the coding sequence ATGGGCCTCCACTACACCTTCCCGCCCGCGGCCGGCTACCCGCTCAACCGCTGTCTCTACCGTCTCAAGTCCGACGATCAATTTCGCGAGAGCTATCTCAAGGACCCGGACGCGACGCTGCGCGATGCCGGTCTCGACGCCGAGCGCATCGCGGCCCTCCGCGCGCTGGACCGCGACAGGCTCATCGCGCTTGGCGCGCATGCCTACCTCGTCTTCATGGCGGGGATGCGCCTCAAGATGGCGAGCGCGCCGCAGACCTTCGAGCGCTTCTAA
- a CDS encoding Sir2 family NAD-dependent protein deacetylase — MIDPADQIADWVLGSRRTVVFTGAGMSTESGIPDFRSPGGVWDRFDPNEFTFQNFIGSEAGRRRYWELGRTVYPLVRGAEPNPGHHALVTLWRLGRLDCVITQNIDDLHQRAGLPPDRVIELHGNATRARCLACERPYDRGEIQTWLESGVEVPTCEPPCSGVIKPRTVMFGEAMPREETEEAERRARASDLFIVVGSSLVVYPAAHMPVHAKRAGARLVIVNRAPTPLDPEADLVLPGSAGAVLADVAERVASRLVTT, encoded by the coding sequence GTGATTGATCCGGCCGATCAGATCGCAGACTGGGTGCTGGGCTCGCGGCGCACCGTGGTCTTCACGGGCGCCGGGATGAGCACGGAGTCCGGCATCCCGGACTTCAGGAGCCCGGGAGGGGTCTGGGACCGCTTCGATCCCAACGAGTTCACCTTCCAGAACTTCATCGGCTCGGAAGCTGGCCGGCGGCGGTACTGGGAGCTGGGCCGAACGGTCTACCCTCTCGTACGAGGCGCCGAGCCCAACCCAGGCCACCACGCCTTGGTGACGCTGTGGCGGCTGGGCAGGCTCGACTGCGTCATCACCCAGAACATCGACGACCTCCACCAGCGCGCGGGGCTCCCGCCCGATCGCGTGATCGAGCTCCACGGCAACGCCACACGTGCCCGGTGCCTCGCCTGCGAGCGCCCCTATGACCGCGGGGAGATCCAGACCTGGCTCGAGTCGGGCGTGGAGGTGCCGACCTGCGAGCCGCCCTGCAGCGGCGTCATCAAACCGCGCACCGTGATGTTCGGCGAGGCCATGCCACGCGAGGAGACCGAGGAGGCCGAGCGGCGGGCGCGCGCCTCGGACCTCTTCATCGTCGTGGGGTCATCGCTCGTGGTCTATCCGGCCGCCCACATGCCGGTCCACGCCAAGCGGGCCGGCGCGCGGCTCGTCATCGTCAACCGGGCGCCGACGCCGCTGGATCCCGAAGCCGATCTCGTCCTCCCAGGCAGCGCCGGCGCCGTGCTCGCTGATGTCGCCGAGCGGGTCGCGAGCCGGCTCGTCACCACCTGA